In Bacteriovorax sp. Seq25_V, the following are encoded in one genomic region:
- a CDS encoding Fpg/Nei family DNA glycosylase, giving the protein MPELPEVETIKSQLSKVIPMDVEEVIFSKVSKSIVKDPEFEIEKFKILKVERYGKVLRFFLDDNRRIISGLGMSGSWRISTTPIDVKHTHVTFIGKNSKGPLYLGYVDPRRFGVMYFLTEEGEAQWLTRLGPDVSTEAFNLDYLLTLKKLRPEKVIKPFMLEQNYFSGIGNYMASEICARAGIRPTRKMKTLSTKDLERIVDATHLVLDDSITTGGTTFSGGYQDAYGDKGEGVKNLVVFYQKQCGMCKMTDVKKITLATRGTYYCPKCQK; this is encoded by the coding sequence ATTCCAGAGCTTCCAGAAGTCGAAACCATCAAGTCCCAACTCTCCAAAGTCATCCCGATGGATGTCGAGGAAGTGATATTTTCAAAAGTCAGCAAGTCCATCGTTAAAGACCCAGAATTTGAAATAGAAAAATTTAAAATACTTAAAGTCGAGAGATATGGAAAAGTTTTGCGCTTCTTCCTTGATGATAATCGTCGCATCATCTCAGGACTTGGCATGTCGGGTTCATGGCGTATTAGTACTACTCCAATTGACGTCAAGCACACCCACGTTACTTTCATTGGAAAGAATTCAAAGGGACCACTTTACTTGGGTTATGTTGATCCACGCCGTTTTGGTGTGATGTACTTTCTCACTGAAGAAGGCGAGGCCCAGTGGTTGACGCGCTTAGGTCCCGATGTCTCGACCGAGGCCTTTAATCTTGACTACCTCCTCACTCTTAAAAAACTTCGACCAGAAAAAGTCATAAAGCCCTTTATGCTCGAGCAAAATTATTTCAGTGGCATTGGAAATTATATGGCCTCAGAAATCTGCGCACGTGCAGGAATTAGGCCCACGCGAAAGATGAAAACACTCTCCACCAAAGACCTTGAACGCATCGTTGATGCCACTCACCTAGTGCTTGATGACTCCATCACCACTGGAGGGACAACATTTTCGGGGGGCTATCAGGACGCTTATGGAGACAAGGGAGAAGGTGTAAAAAATCTCGTTGTTTTCTACCAAAAGCAATGTGGAATGTGTAAAATGACAGATGTAAAAAAGATCACACTTGCAACACGAGGAACTTACTACTGTCCGAAGTGTCAAAAATAA
- a CDS encoding DoxX family protein, with protein MKLDFGLLFLRVSSGLLMLPHGWSKLSGFTAKMNTFPDPLGISSQASLTGAVFAEFFCAILLVLGIKTKWVTIPLIFTMLVAAFVVHASDPWNKKEFPLLYAVIFATLTMTGGGKFSIKE; from the coding sequence ATGAAATTAGATTTTGGATTATTATTTTTACGAGTTTCAAGTGGACTACTAATGCTCCCGCATGGTTGGTCAAAACTTTCTGGATTTACGGCAAAGATGAATACCTTCCCTGATCCTCTTGGAATTAGTTCTCAAGCGTCTCTTACTGGAGCAGTATTTGCAGAGTTTTTCTGTGCAATACTTCTTGTTCTTGGAATTAAGACAAAGTGGGTAACAATCCCTCTTATCTTTACAATGTTAGTGGCCGCTTTCGTGGTACATGCTTCTGATCCATGGAATAAAAAAGAATTTCCACTTCTTTATGCAGTAATTTTTGCGACACTAACGATGACTGGTGGCGGAAAATTCTCAATTAAAGAGTAA
- a CDS encoding sensor histidine kinase KdpD encodes MSRVFENELDLKNLNENLHQTLLEAHRDFDTIIASETNEDTKKRLMNLESKVDTVTKSLKKINQLILLNFYQGNKWRKIEVSTPLKASIDKLKRHADKKEQKIDFENQTTAAINYGDGIIFEEFIFDNLISNAIKFSPHGSTIHIRLSQTADYNIIEIRDYGIGMDADQLYRINSLTDRIYTADTDGQIGSGMSFPIVSSLMRKLNGSLIVNSWTKESAEHKRGTAVKLKFHRF; translated from the coding sequence ATGAGTAGAGTATTTGAAAATGAATTAGACCTCAAAAATCTTAATGAAAATCTTCATCAAACACTACTTGAGGCCCATCGCGATTTTGACACTATCATCGCAAGTGAAACAAACGAAGACACAAAGAAGCGACTGATGAACCTTGAGTCAAAGGTTGATACGGTTACCAAATCATTAAAAAAAATCAATCAACTTATTCTTCTAAACTTCTACCAAGGCAATAAGTGGAGAAAGATCGAAGTATCCACTCCCCTCAAGGCCTCTATTGATAAACTAAAAAGACATGCTGACAAAAAAGAACAAAAAATAGACTTTGAAAATCAAACAACAGCCGCCATTAATTATGGGGATGGGATTATTTTTGAAGAGTTTATTTTTGATAACCTAATATCTAACGCGATAAAGTTTAGCCCACACGGCTCAACTATCCATATTCGCCTCTCACAAACGGCCGATTACAACATCATCGAAATCAGAGACTATGGAATTGGGATGGATGCAGATCAACTCTACCGAATCAACTCACTCACTGATCGCATCTACACGGCCGATACTGACGGACAAATAGGAAGTGGTATGAGTTTTCCAATTGTCTCAAGCCTCATGAGAAAATTGAATGGAAGTCTTATCGTAAACTCGTGGACCAAAGAAAGTGCCGAGCATAAGAGAGGAACAGCGGTAAAACTTAAGTTTCACCGCTTCTAA
- a CDS encoding efflux RND transporter permease subunit, with translation MKLTEISIKKPVFAWMIMASFIVFGLLSFKDLGVSEKPDVDFPVVNISVGWPGAAPEVIELDVIDQLESSLLSVEGIKSMNSQARRGRADVTVEFDIDKDIDIAVQEVQSVLSAAQRRLPDDIDPPVVRKSNPEDRPILWLSITSNKMSKVELMTFVRDQIKDRFQTVDGVSEVILGGYVDPSLRVWVNDEKLAKFDLSVLDVVGAIGREHAEYPAGIFENPKEEYNVRVLGESDNIEDFENVTINQRGGAPIYTPLSLKDIAKVEDGLDDVRRISRVNGASSIGLGFRKKRGSNAVDVAKGVKEKMAQVAPTLPDGAEIGINYDGTVFIEDSIEELKFTLILSGVLTAAVVWVFLGSFGAAFNIMLSIPTAIIATFMGLKFFGFTLNTFTMLGLTLAVGLVVDDNIMILENISRKYKGGLSKIKASLMGTKEVSFAALAASTAIIAIFMPLGFMKGITGKYFFEFAITICVAIGFSFIDAVTLTPMRTSFMLGEDKEEGKRWIDRVMNWMEDLYHRSLVFCLKFKWAVLGVSFLIFSSTYFIFNSLKREFVPPQDQSRLIIFMKTKAGSSLEYTQEKVREIENLLMKQEELKRYFVAIGGFTGTESNTAFGYITLKPVGERPVNAKLGKKLTQQEFADYLKGEMRANVKGIMAFIRDPSLGGFGGGSDYPIEFSLTGPDFGVLQELSENMKTKLEESKLMVEADSNFKGLIPEVHILPDRKKALERGVAIDQIGKTIQSMVSGVVAGKFSKGGRRYDIKVKVTDGDLKEISDITKIKVRNNRGQLIPLSEVTKIEEVKGLLSVTREDRARAVRLTANLAPGVAQSDALEYIETKLASELPPDYSLIISGSSKTYNESFESLVFVIVLGLMIAYMILASQFNSFVSPLTILAALPFSFTGAFIALKLGGQTLNMYSMIGLILLMGIVKKNSIILVDFTNQLRAEGLGVNEALLKACPIRLRPIFMTSVSTIAGTMPAALALGPGAETRIPMALAVIGGLLFSTVLTLIIVPCIYSIMPGHVNEERSLI, from the coding sequence GTGAAGTTAACAGAAATATCAATTAAGAAGCCAGTATTTGCATGGATGATCATGGCATCATTCATTGTTTTTGGTCTCCTTTCCTTCAAAGATCTTGGAGTTTCTGAAAAGCCTGATGTCGACTTTCCCGTTGTAAATATTTCTGTGGGCTGGCCCGGTGCGGCACCTGAAGTTATCGAGCTTGATGTTATCGATCAATTAGAAAGTTCTCTACTTTCTGTTGAAGGTATTAAGTCGATGAACTCACAAGCTCGTCGAGGACGTGCTGACGTTACAGTAGAATTTGATATTGATAAAGATATTGATATTGCAGTTCAAGAAGTACAGTCTGTTTTATCCGCGGCTCAACGTCGTCTCCCTGATGATATTGATCCTCCTGTTGTTAGAAAATCAAATCCTGAAGATCGTCCAATTCTTTGGCTAAGTATTACTTCGAATAAAATGAGTAAAGTTGAGCTGATGACTTTTGTCCGTGATCAGATTAAGGATCGTTTTCAAACGGTTGATGGAGTTTCTGAAGTTATTCTTGGTGGTTATGTTGATCCAAGTCTACGCGTTTGGGTTAATGACGAAAAGCTTGCGAAGTTTGATCTTTCTGTACTTGATGTGGTTGGGGCGATTGGACGCGAGCATGCCGAGTATCCCGCAGGAATTTTTGAAAATCCGAAAGAAGAGTATAATGTTCGTGTTCTTGGGGAATCTGATAATATCGAAGACTTTGAAAATGTTACAATCAATCAGCGTGGTGGAGCCCCGATTTATACTCCGCTATCTTTGAAAGATATTGCAAAAGTTGAAGATGGTCTTGATGATGTTCGAAGAATATCTCGAGTTAATGGGGCTTCTTCTATTGGTTTAGGTTTTAGAAAGAAGCGTGGATCAAATGCGGTTGATGTTGCGAAGGGTGTTAAAGAGAAAATGGCCCAGGTTGCACCAACTCTTCCAGATGGAGCAGAGATTGGAATTAACTATGATGGGACAGTCTTTATCGAAGACTCGATAGAAGAACTCAAATTCACGCTTATTCTTTCTGGAGTTTTAACGGCCGCTGTTGTTTGGGTTTTCCTCGGATCTTTTGGGGCCGCATTTAATATCATGCTTTCAATTCCAACTGCGATTATCGCGACATTTATGGGGCTAAAGTTTTTTGGCTTTACGCTAAATACTTTTACGATGCTTGGTTTAACCCTCGCGGTAGGTCTAGTTGTTGATGATAATATTATGATTCTTGAAAATATTTCAAGAAAGTACAAGGGCGGACTTTCAAAAATTAAGGCCTCGTTGATGGGGACCAAGGAAGTTTCATTTGCCGCTCTTGCGGCATCGACGGCAATTATCGCAATCTTTATGCCGCTTGGATTTATGAAAGGAATTACGGGGAAGTACTTCTTTGAATTTGCCATTACAATTTGCGTGGCCATTGGATTCTCATTTATTGATGCCGTTACTTTAACTCCAATGAGAACTTCATTTATGCTTGGTGAAGATAAGGAAGAAGGGAAGAGGTGGATTGATCGAGTGATGAACTGGATGGAAGATCTTTATCACCGTTCTCTTGTTTTTTGCTTGAAATTTAAGTGGGCCGTATTAGGAGTTTCATTTTTAATTTTCTCTTCGACATACTTTATTTTTAATTCTTTAAAACGTGAGTTCGTTCCTCCTCAAGATCAGTCACGCCTTATTATCTTTATGAAAACAAAGGCCGGCTCTTCTCTTGAATATACTCAAGAGAAAGTTAGAGAAATAGAAAATCTTCTGATGAAACAAGAAGAACTCAAACGCTACTTTGTGGCCATTGGTGGCTTTACTGGCACTGAATCTAATACAGCATTTGGATATATTACTTTAAAACCAGTTGGTGAGCGTCCAGTGAATGCCAAGCTTGGAAAAAAACTGACGCAACAGGAATTTGCTGATTACTTAAAAGGTGAGATGAGAGCGAATGTTAAAGGAATTATGGCCTTTATTCGTGACCCATCTCTTGGTGGTTTTGGTGGGGGGAGTGATTACCCAATCGAATTCAGTTTAACTGGTCCTGATTTTGGTGTGCTACAAGAGCTTTCAGAAAATATGAAAACGAAACTTGAAGAATCTAAACTTATGGTCGAGGCAGACTCGAACTTTAAAGGTTTGATACCTGAAGTTCATATTCTTCCAGATAGGAAGAAGGCCCTTGAGCGTGGTGTGGCCATTGATCAGATTGGTAAGACTATTCAATCGATGGTTTCTGGTGTTGTTGCTGGAAAATTTTCAAAAGGTGGAAGACGTTACGATATTAAAGTAAAAGTAACTGATGGTGACCTGAAGGAAATTTCTGATATTACAAAGATCAAAGTTAGAAATAATAGAGGACAGCTGATTCCTTTATCTGAAGTAACAAAAATTGAAGAGGTGAAAGGACTTCTTTCTGTAACGCGAGAAGATCGCGCACGTGCCGTTCGTCTGACTGCGAACCTTGCCCCTGGTGTGGCGCAAAGTGATGCTCTTGAGTATATTGAAACTAAGCTTGCTAGTGAATTACCGCCGGATTATAGCTTAATCATCAGTGGTTCTTCTAAAACTTATAATGAGTCATTTGAGAGTTTAGTTTTTGTAATCGTTTTAGGTTTAATGATTGCTTATATGATTCTAGCATCTCAGTTTAATAGTTTTGTTTCGCCGTTAACAATTCTTGCGGCCCTACCATTTAGTTTTACGGGAGCGTTTATAGCACTCAAGCTTGGGGGACAGACACTAAATATGTATTCGATGATTGGACTTATTCTTCTTATGGGTATTGTAAAAAAGAACTCAATTATCTTAGTAGATTTTACAAACCAGCTTCGTGCTGAGGGATTAGGTGTTAATGAGGCACTTTTAAAGGCCTGTCCAATTAGGCTTCGTCCGATTTTCATGACTTCGGTTTCAACAATTGCGGGAACAATGCCTGCAGCTCTTGCTTTAGGGCCAGGGGCCGAGACAAGAATTCCAATGGCCCTTGCGGTTATTGGGGGACTCTTATTCTCGACAGTTCTAACTTTAATTATTGTGCCATGTATTTATAGTATAATGCCAGGACATGTGAATGAAGAGAGATCATTGATTTAA